Proteins from a genomic interval of Rubinisphaera italica:
- a CDS encoding DUF1552 domain-containing protein — translation MNPTRREILRSATAVVALPFLESFGFRRFATAAPPVAPPKRMVFLGFGWGVTEESFFPDMKTPGPEYELPAGLKPLDRHKADFSIVQGLRNKFSVEGHAGSTWWLTGANPYAQPGQSYCNTISADQVAANEFGQHTRFSSLQLNHSEQGDRSGHGPGLSLAWDASGKPIGGDNGPLQAYHRLFSKDSVPLEQRRLLIAQRRSVLDTVLENARSLQRGLGKDDNEKLSEYFDSIRNIETRLSKDEKWMDRPRPEAPFAEPSSELLGRDEIKLMYDLIVAGFQTDSTRVITYRQPVATLLTSIGNKVFPHDMSHYHSTRGEKLVCSQQRDQTQSQLLAGFIDKLKTTQEEDGSSLFDNVVLAYGSNIRTGHDLTNCPTLVAGRAAGLKLGENIVVENNTPLCNAWLTLLQGVGVTTDRHGDSTGVINEMIA, via the coding sequence ATGAATCCAACCCGACGTGAAATTTTGCGATCGGCGACAGCAGTCGTCGCCTTGCCATTTCTCGAATCATTCGGGTTTCGCCGCTTTGCAACTGCGGCCCCTCCTGTAGCACCACCCAAGCGGATGGTCTTTTTAGGCTTTGGATGGGGAGTGACTGAAGAATCCTTTTTCCCAGACATGAAAACACCTGGTCCCGAATACGAATTACCAGCCGGACTGAAGCCGCTCGATAGACACAAAGCCGACTTCTCAATCGTGCAGGGACTGCGGAATAAATTCTCCGTCGAAGGTCATGCAGGCAGCACTTGGTGGTTGACTGGTGCAAATCCCTACGCACAACCTGGCCAGAGCTATTGCAATACCATCTCTGCAGATCAAGTCGCCGCAAACGAGTTTGGTCAGCATACACGATTTTCTTCTCTCCAATTGAATCACAGCGAACAGGGAGACCGTTCCGGGCATGGCCCAGGCCTCTCTCTGGCCTGGGATGCCAGCGGCAAACCGATAGGAGGAGACAATGGGCCGTTGCAAGCTTATCACAGGCTGTTCTCGAAAGATTCAGTGCCGCTTGAACAGCGGCGTCTACTAATTGCCCAGAGACGCAGTGTGCTGGATACCGTGCTTGAAAATGCCCGAAGCCTGCAACGTGGTCTTGGCAAAGATGACAACGAAAAACTGAGCGAATATTTTGACAGCATCCGCAACATCGAGACTCGCCTGAGCAAAGATGAGAAATGGATGGACAGGCCGCGACCTGAGGCTCCTTTCGCCGAACCTTCATCGGAGTTGTTGGGTCGCGACGAAATCAAGTTAATGTACGATTTGATTGTTGCTGGATTTCAGACGGATAGTACCCGTGTGATTACGTATCGACAGCCTGTCGCGACTCTTCTCACCAGTATTGGGAACAAAGTCTTCCCTCACGACATGAGTCATTATCACTCGACTCGCGGCGAAAAACTGGTCTGTTCTCAACAGCGTGACCAAACTCAGAGCCAGCTGCTGGCGGGCTTTATTGATAAACTAAAGACTACTCAGGAGGAGGACGGAAGTAGCCTGTTTGACAATGTCGTTCTTGCTTATGGGAGCAATATCCGCACGGGACACGACCTGACGAATTGCCCAACTCTCGTCGCCGGACGCGCAGCCGGACTCAAACTGGGGGAGAATATTGTAGTTGAGAATAATACACCGCTCTGCAACGCCTGGCTGACTCTCCTCCAGGGTGTCGGTGTGACTACCGATCGCCATGGCGACAGCACCGGAGTAATCAATGAAATGATCGCATAA
- a CDS encoding DUF1592 domain-containing protein, with protein MKKIFNLILIGLVMTGCGLHSVFLIAAEAPVVTIAKEHFLLLQSHCLDCHSMNNAEAAFRVDTLPLTISDIETAARWQKVLNALNSGEMPPKEEPAIEKSLKADFLDHLANAMVAARRNLADQKGVITMRRLNRREYQNTLHELLGVEINVNDLPSDIGSGSFDTVGSNLYMSSTQFEQYMALGREALDEAFEWKAAFNVHNILRFETEEITSKVAKHIEYQLDAQSRATEWTKLVDEAVAKPENANIVAEIRAGPLGNHAHIFYRSWKKFPGVPAPETFGFNTVENNADKAITALRPFHLPYHRYYLEQPATDTGAYLAASNEHPSVLDNATINLLVPFSWPVGEYVVRFRAGTTEHATSDRKFIEFGINPRSQQALSVHEITGTIDAPQVVEIPLTMTRANKERANRSLFLREKGTRDNWDQATRVAREGRSQNHEIGRTFALWVDWIEIERVPASDEQTSAGMAAISHLPHDDNSEMPSDYDLYRAFDQFSKTAFRGVEPSPEYVNRLVQIYQSHRKLGAKHTDSLKDTLAIVLSSPMFLYHSEPRMAERPRALTDHELANRLAYFLWSGPPDHTLYSLAENSEVNQPEVLSEQVSRLLSDPRMENFVTGFTYQWLGLDRLDFFQVNLDKHPRFDNSTRQAARIEIYKTVKYLLNNNGALTDLLKSDYVVINSVLANYYGIDGVHGDHYRRVQLPEDSPRGGFLGMSAIHLMGGNGDTTSPVERGAWVLRKLLHDPPPPAPANVPQLARLAGLTLTTRERILAHQEEPQCASCHRKIDPIGFGLENFDAVGNWRTEDSFQVVDDKGKPDPDKKITWKVDPSGSLYNGPAFENYFELRDLVASHEEDFARGFTEALIQYALGRPVGFTDERLIENIVQEAREHDFAIHAFIHALVNSPEFQLK; from the coding sequence ATGAAGAAAATTTTTAATCTAATTCTTATCGGTCTTGTGATGACAGGATGCGGTTTACATTCTGTATTTTTGATTGCTGCTGAAGCCCCAGTTGTCACGATTGCAAAGGAACATTTTCTTCTACTTCAGTCGCACTGTCTGGATTGTCATAGTATGAATAATGCCGAAGCAGCATTTCGTGTCGATACTTTACCATTAACGATTTCAGATATTGAAACCGCAGCTCGCTGGCAGAAGGTACTCAATGCCCTGAATTCGGGAGAGATGCCACCGAAAGAAGAGCCAGCAATTGAAAAGTCGCTCAAAGCGGATTTCCTCGATCATCTGGCAAATGCGATGGTAGCCGCACGTCGAAACCTCGCTGATCAGAAAGGCGTGATCACGATGCGGCGGCTCAATCGACGGGAGTACCAGAATACTCTGCATGAGCTGCTGGGTGTGGAAATTAATGTGAATGATCTCCCGTCCGATATCGGAAGTGGCAGCTTCGACACCGTTGGATCGAATCTCTACATGTCGAGCACTCAGTTTGAACAATACATGGCATTAGGGCGAGAGGCCCTCGATGAAGCATTTGAGTGGAAAGCGGCCTTTAATGTCCACAATATACTTCGATTTGAAACCGAGGAGATTACCTCGAAAGTGGCCAAGCATATCGAATACCAACTTGATGCACAAAGCCGGGCTACAGAATGGACGAAACTGGTTGATGAGGCGGTCGCAAAACCTGAAAACGCTAACATTGTTGCGGAAATTCGTGCAGGACCATTGGGGAATCACGCACATATCTTCTATCGATCCTGGAAGAAATTCCCTGGGGTCCCTGCCCCGGAAACCTTTGGATTCAACACCGTAGAAAACAACGCAGATAAAGCGATTACCGCGCTGCGACCATTCCATCTTCCTTATCATCGATATTATCTGGAACAGCCCGCAACGGATACTGGAGCCTATCTGGCCGCTTCTAACGAACATCCCTCCGTTCTCGACAATGCCACAATCAATCTTCTGGTTCCCTTCAGTTGGCCAGTTGGTGAATACGTCGTCCGATTCCGCGCCGGGACAACAGAACACGCCACTTCCGATCGAAAGTTTATCGAATTCGGAATTAACCCGAGGTCTCAACAGGCGTTGAGTGTTCATGAAATCACAGGCACAATCGACGCCCCTCAGGTCGTCGAAATCCCACTCACGATGACGAGGGCGAATAAAGAACGGGCGAATCGTTCGCTGTTTCTGAGAGAAAAAGGGACCCGAGACAATTGGGATCAAGCGACAAGAGTTGCTCGTGAAGGGCGGAGCCAGAATCACGAAATTGGACGAACGTTTGCACTCTGGGTCGACTGGATAGAAATTGAACGTGTCCCCGCCTCGGATGAGCAGACGTCTGCGGGCATGGCAGCAATCAGCCATCTTCCTCACGACGATAATTCAGAGATGCCCTCTGACTATGATTTATATAGGGCTTTTGATCAATTCTCCAAAACTGCATTTCGAGGAGTCGAACCATCCCCGGAATATGTCAATCGTCTCGTGCAAATCTACCAGTCACATCGAAAACTGGGTGCAAAACATACCGATTCACTAAAAGATACATTGGCGATTGTCCTGTCATCACCGATGTTTCTTTATCACTCCGAACCTCGCATGGCCGAGAGGCCAAGAGCATTAACGGATCATGAATTAGCCAACCGGCTTGCTTACTTTTTGTGGAGCGGCCCTCCAGATCATACACTGTATTCTCTTGCCGAAAACAGTGAAGTGAATCAGCCTGAGGTGCTCAGCGAACAGGTTTCTCGACTCCTGAGCGATCCTCGAATGGAAAATTTTGTAACTGGATTTACCTACCAATGGCTGGGGCTTGATCGTCTGGACTTTTTTCAAGTTAATCTCGATAAGCATCCTCGCTTCGATAACAGCACTCGGCAAGCGGCTCGTATCGAGATCTATAAAACCGTTAAATATCTCTTGAATAACAATGGCGCTCTTACAGATCTTTTAAAATCAGATTATGTGGTCATAAACAGCGTACTTGCCAATTATTACGGTATCGACGGGGTTCACGGAGACCACTATCGAAGAGTGCAACTGCCGGAAGATTCTCCCCGAGGAGGCTTTCTGGGGATGTCTGCCATTCATCTTATGGGGGGAAATGGCGACACAACCAGCCCGGTCGAACGTGGTGCATGGGTCCTGCGAAAGCTACTCCACGACCCACCTCCTCCGGCACCCGCCAATGTTCCACAGCTCGCCAGATTGGCCGGATTAACGCTGACAACACGAGAGCGAATCCTGGCTCATCAGGAAGAACCTCAATGTGCCAGTTGTCATCGCAAGATTGATCCTATCGGCTTTGGATTGGAAAATTTTGATGCCGTCGGTAACTGGAGAACAGAGGACAGTTTTCAAGTCGTTGATGATAAAGGCAAACCTGACCCCGACAAGAAAATAACATGGAAAGTCGATCCTTCCGGCTCATTATACAATGGCCCTGCTTTTGAGAATTATTTTGAACTTCGCGATCTCGTCGCATCACACGAAGAGGACTTCGCCAGAGGTTTTACAGAAGCATTAATTCAGTACGCGCTTGGCCGTCCGGTTGGCTTTACGGATGAACGTCTCATCGAAAATATCGTTCAAGAGGCACGAGAGCATGACTTTGCCATCCATGCGTTTATTCACGCCTTGGTCAATAGCCCCGAATTCCAATTGAAATGA
- the arsB gene encoding ACR3 family arsenite efflux transporter, with amino-acid sequence MENTDMTQPDASTPDNKGIGFFERYLTVWVGLCIVAGIVLGKIAPGIAKSLDGMAIYVNEAPVISIPIAICLFFMMYPIMVKIDFSEVVKAGKAIRPVGLTLLLNWAIKPFTMYAIASFFLGTLFLGFIGPDAVDYVKAPLGSNLDVGATYGAGEVVLVDGVKMLQVPLWRSYLAGCILLGIAPCTAMVLVWGFLAKGNDGHTLVMVAINSLTMLVLYGVLGGFLLGVGQLPVPWQALLLSIGVYVALPLVAGYLSRKWLIATKGEAWFRDKFLKILTPITITALLVTLVLLFSFKGETIVENPLTILWIAIPLTIQTLMIFALGYGISKAMGFTYETAAPTAMIGASNHFEVAIATATMLYGLSSGAALATVVGVLIEVPLMLGLVKFCIKTKGWFPAESSDEGESR; translated from the coding sequence ATGGAAAACACGGATATGACTCAACCCGATGCTAGCACCCCGGATAATAAAGGAATTGGCTTTTTTGAACGTTATCTGACCGTCTGGGTCGGGCTGTGTATTGTCGCAGGAATCGTGCTCGGGAAGATCGCTCCCGGAATTGCCAAATCACTTGATGGGATGGCGATCTATGTCAATGAGGCTCCGGTGATTTCGATTCCTATCGCAATCTGCCTGTTCTTCATGATGTACCCGATCATGGTCAAGATCGACTTCAGCGAAGTTGTGAAAGCGGGCAAAGCAATTCGCCCCGTTGGTTTGACGTTGTTACTCAACTGGGCAATCAAACCGTTCACGATGTACGCGATTGCCAGTTTCTTTCTCGGCACACTGTTTCTTGGTTTTATCGGTCCCGACGCAGTCGATTACGTGAAAGCCCCATTGGGGAGCAATCTCGACGTCGGTGCAACGTATGGCGCGGGCGAAGTGGTATTAGTTGATGGCGTGAAGATGCTGCAAGTTCCGCTCTGGCGAAGTTACCTGGCGGGGTGTATCTTGCTTGGTATCGCTCCCTGCACGGCGATGGTTTTGGTTTGGGGATTCTTGGCGAAGGGGAACGATGGACACACGCTAGTGATGGTCGCGATCAATTCGCTGACGATGCTAGTGCTCTATGGTGTTCTGGGTGGGTTCTTGCTTGGAGTCGGCCAGCTTCCCGTTCCATGGCAAGCGTTATTGTTGTCGATCGGTGTCTATGTCGCGTTGCCGTTGGTGGCTGGATACCTCTCTCGTAAATGGTTGATCGCGACTAAGGGGGAAGCGTGGTTTCGCGACAAGTTCCTGAAAATTCTGACGCCAATCACCATCACAGCACTGCTCGTAACGCTGGTATTGTTGTTTTCCTTCAAAGGCGAAACCATTGTTGAAAACCCGCTCACAATCTTATGGATCGCCATTCCCTTGACGATTCAGACGCTGATGATCTTTGCACTTGGCTACGGGATCAGCAAAGCAATGGGATTCACTTACGAGACCGCCGCTCCGACAGCAATGATTGGAGCATCGAATCACTTTGAAGTGGCGATCGCGACTGCCACGATGTTGTATGGATTGTCGTCAGGAGCAGCGCTGGCGACCGTTGTGGGCGTACTGATCGAAGTGCCTTTGATGTTGGGTTTGGTCAAGTTTTGTATCAAAACGAAAGGCTGGTTCCCAGCCGAATCGTCCGACGAAGGCGAATCGAGATAA
- a CDS encoding ArsA family ATPase — MDGDAIEWLLLRYCHETSRSSHSYYFFTGKGGVGKTTMACATAVLSSMNR; from the coding sequence GTGGACGGGGACGCCATTGAGTGGCTCCTGTTAAGGTATTGCCATGAAACATCTCGATCATCCCACTCGTATTATTTTTTCACCGGTAAAGGTGGCGTCGGCAAGACCACCATGGCTTGCGCGACCGCTGTGCTGAGCTCAATGAATCGTTAA
- a CDS encoding transposase, whose protein sequence is MEVSGFPRVRSLANYLGLSPGCRNSGESNQRLGRITKACS, encoded by the coding sequence GTGGAAGTCAGCGGGTTCCCTCGGGTTCGCAGTCTGGCCAACTACTTGGGACTGTCGCCTGGCTGTCGCAACAGCGGCGAGAGCAATCAAAGGCTGGGCCGGATCACCAAAGCGTGCAGTTAG
- a CDS encoding sialate O-acetylesterase, whose product MNYRVHLIILTFLLGVGTRDASAELRLAGIFADHMVLQRDQPVHIWGWADAGQKVTVFFTDQTEKVVANQNGVWSVTFKPMKADPQGRQLRVESGGQSIVFDDVLVGEVWHASGQSNMAMNVDAMAKELEAVAKDISAADLPILRFCRINEPESSQPLDDLRQRATWTVCDPTTVSRFSGVAFYFARRLHAELNVPIGMIDSSRGGTPIEPYIPREAFDSHPTLKKELELGDRGDLDAIWKMPGGVRARDANWLPGRLFYSRLAPISRFGVRGAIWYQGESNSGVQEDPRDYQHKMRALINGWRQAFGDRKLPVYFVQLPGSGAGEGWPYLREQQRLAADLPHTGMVVSVDLDGAGIHPPNKIDVGERLARWALAKDYGRSIAFSGPVFERQEIQGDSVVIHFSHAENGLMVSDKKGLAEPRETPGDELAYFEVVDKSGKWHPATAVLDGKQVAVSCKDVLSPIAVRYAYAINPENCNLYNRDGLPASPFCSRPELLTYDPKLPE is encoded by the coding sequence ATGAATTACCGCGTCCATCTGATCATCCTGACATTCCTGCTCGGCGTCGGCACTCGTGATGCGTCAGCCGAGTTACGGCTGGCAGGAATTTTCGCTGATCACATGGTTCTGCAACGGGACCAGCCTGTTCACATTTGGGGCTGGGCGGATGCTGGTCAAAAAGTGACCGTCTTTTTTACCGATCAGACAGAGAAGGTAGTTGCCAATCAGAATGGTGTTTGGTCCGTCACCTTCAAACCGATGAAGGCTGACCCACAAGGTAGGCAACTGCGAGTCGAGAGCGGCGGGCAGTCGATCGTGTTCGACGATGTCCTCGTGGGCGAAGTCTGGCATGCGAGTGGTCAATCCAATATGGCAATGAATGTTGATGCGATGGCGAAGGAACTGGAGGCTGTTGCGAAGGACATTTCTGCAGCTGACCTGCCCATTCTGCGGTTCTGCCGCATCAACGAACCAGAGAGCTCGCAGCCGTTGGACGACTTACGTCAGCGAGCAACTTGGACCGTGTGTGATCCGACGACCGTTTCACGGTTTTCTGGCGTCGCGTTCTATTTCGCGCGACGGCTCCATGCTGAGCTAAACGTCCCCATCGGAATGATTGACTCCTCGCGTGGCGGAACTCCAATCGAGCCGTATATCCCGCGAGAGGCATTCGATTCACACCCGACTCTGAAGAAGGAACTGGAACTCGGAGATCGCGGCGACCTGGATGCGATTTGGAAAATGCCTGGCGGAGTCCGCGCACGTGATGCCAACTGGTTGCCGGGACGACTATTCTATTCCCGTCTGGCTCCGATCAGCCGTTTCGGCGTCCGTGGCGCGATCTGGTATCAGGGAGAATCCAACAGTGGCGTTCAGGAAGACCCGCGCGACTATCAGCACAAGATGCGGGCGTTGATCAACGGTTGGCGTCAGGCGTTTGGCGACCGGAAACTGCCGGTCTACTTCGTGCAGCTTCCTGGAAGCGGTGCTGGCGAGGGCTGGCCTTATCTGCGAGAGCAGCAACGGCTCGCCGCCGATCTGCCGCACACGGGCATGGTGGTGTCCGTGGATCTCGATGGTGCGGGGATTCATCCACCGAACAAGATTGATGTCGGCGAGCGGCTGGCCCGCTGGGCCTTGGCAAAAGACTACGGTCGCTCGATCGCATTTAGTGGTCCTGTGTTTGAACGGCAGGAGATTCAGGGAGACAGCGTCGTGATTCACTTCAGCCACGCCGAGAATGGCCTGATGGTGTCGGACAAAAAAGGGCTTGCAGAACCTCGCGAGACACCGGGCGACGAGCTGGCCTATTTCGAGGTCGTTGACAAATCCGGCAAATGGCACCCAGCCACTGCTGTGCTCGACGGCAAGCAGGTCGCCGTCAGTTGCAAGGATGTCTTGTCACCGATCGCCGTTCGGTACGCCTACGCCATCAACCCGGAAAACTGTAACCTCTATAACCGCGATGGCCTGCCTGCATCTCCATTCTGCTCGCGGCCGGAGTTGCTGACGTACGATCCGAAGCTGCCTGAGTAA
- a CDS encoding endonuclease/exonuclease/phosphatase family protein — MKQLMKCVLLAAVSLLSVSTCHSAEPIRLRVLSYNIHHAEGIDRKLDVERIASVILSVKPDIVALQEVDQKVKRTDSVDQPAELARLTEMNVIFGANIELQGGHYGNAVLSRFPITRHKNHLLPNIDDSEQRGVIEMEISLPKSNESLLLLATHLDYRADERERLASAKYINELIASHPQHPALLAGDLNATPDSETLQLFGEKWTRANEKPMATVPVNQPTKQIDFILHRSANRWKVVEVNVLDEDIASDHRAIFAVLKLQADDE, encoded by the coding sequence ATGAAACAGTTGATGAAGTGCGTATTGTTGGCAGCGGTGTCGCTGCTGTCCGTGTCAACATGTCACTCCGCAGAACCAATTCGCCTGCGAGTGCTCAGCTACAACATTCACCATGCAGAAGGTATAGATCGTAAGCTGGATGTCGAGCGGATCGCGAGTGTCATACTCTCTGTCAAACCGGACATAGTGGCCTTGCAGGAAGTCGATCAGAAAGTGAAGCGAACTGACAGTGTGGATCAGCCTGCTGAACTGGCTCGGTTGACGGAAATGAATGTCATCTTCGGTGCAAATATCGAACTGCAAGGCGGCCACTATGGCAACGCCGTACTGTCACGGTTTCCAATCACCCGACACAAAAACCATCTCCTACCCAATATCGACGACAGCGAGCAACGCGGAGTCATCGAGATGGAAATCAGTCTGCCGAAGTCCAATGAGTCGCTGCTGCTACTGGCCACACACCTGGACTATCGAGCTGATGAACGCGAACGCCTCGCCTCAGCGAAGTACATCAATGAGCTGATCGCGAGTCATCCACAACATCCCGCGTTGCTGGCAGGTGATCTGAACGCCACGCCTGACAGTGAAACGCTTCAACTGTTCGGGGAAAAGTGGACTCGTGCGAATGAAAAGCCCATGGCAACTGTGCCGGTGAATCAGCCGACGAAGCAGATCGACTTTATATTGCACCGTTCGGCGAATCGCTGGAAAGTTGTTGAGGTCAATGTGCTGGACGAGGACATCGCTTCAGACCATCGTGCGATCTTTGCCGTTTTGAAACTTCAAGCAGACGATGAATAG
- a CDS encoding metallophosphoesterase family protein — MVTQGTIGTQQLEWLASALDGWQTKPAIIVAHHNPRLGGDPLHSPGGLIDSQELWNVIGMRKWVKAYIHDRSYAEHQGIHILNTPATSYVADPKKSTTGWTTAKLTASGVTLTTHTTDVQHPWNGESKTLTWRGA; from the coding sequence ATGGTGACTCAGGGAACTATCGGTACGCAGCAACTGGAATGGCTCGCCTCAGCACTCGATGGTTGGCAAACGAAGCCCGCGATCATCGTGGCCCATCATAATCCGCGTCTGGGAGGTGATCCGTTGCACTCTCCTGGCGGACTGATTGACTCGCAGGAACTGTGGAACGTCATTGGCATGCGGAAGTGGGTCAAAGCCTACATCCATGATCGCAGCTATGCCGAACATCAAGGCATCCACATTCTGAATACACCTGCGACGTCGTATGTCGCCGATCCGAAGAAATCAACGACCGGTTGGACGACCGCAAAACTGACTGCCAGCGGAGTCACACTCACCACGCACACCACCGACGTTCAGCATCCCTGGAATGGGGAATCGAAAACGCTGACCTGGCGGGGAGCATAA
- a CDS encoding metallophosphoesterase → MPIHLTTLTRRSFLQAAGASVLLYGHNVQASAAGEVDADLVYLLNDTHIGEKHPEDSPVPNHLRQVVTELVNRTTKPACVLINGDLALKDGQPGDYRHFAKLIAPLQKAGVDTHLTLGNHDHRDAFYEILKEQRPDKPPVESRHIAVIETQHANFSYSTRCKRRW, encoded by the coding sequence TTGCCAATCCATTTGACGACCCTAACTCGACGGAGTTTTCTTCAAGCTGCGGGTGCGAGTGTTCTGCTGTATGGGCACAACGTCCAGGCGTCAGCGGCTGGCGAAGTCGATGCCGATTTGGTTTATCTGCTGAACGATACTCACATTGGTGAAAAACACCCGGAGGATTCTCCGGTCCCCAATCATTTGCGCCAGGTTGTCACCGAGCTGGTGAATCGAACGACCAAGCCAGCGTGCGTGCTCATTAACGGTGATCTGGCTCTGAAGGATGGACAGCCGGGAGACTATCGGCATTTTGCCAAACTGATTGCTCCACTTCAGAAAGCTGGCGTCGATACCCATCTCACGCTCGGCAACCACGATCACCGCGATGCGTTCTATGAAATACTCAAAGAGCAGCGACCGGATAAGCCTCCTGTCGAGTCACGTCATATCGCCGTCATCGAAACACAGCATGCCAACTTTTCCTACTCGACTCGTTGCAAAAGACGATGGTGA
- a CDS encoding SGNH/GDSL hydrolase family protein: MKYFCVLLSLLALCHSLPADEPVHERIEWIDIWVTDADKDDLPRVLLVGDSITRGYFGAVEKQLAGKAYCARLTTSKCVSDPTFNDDLLLLLKQYKFSVIHFNNGLHGWGYTEDQYRDGLSQTVAALKENSGGAQLIWATTTPVREKTDLQSFAEQTERVKERNKLAAEIMKRNGVSTNNLFELVEDHADWQSTDGVHFNAKGNEALAKQVTQSVSQQLRLAE, translated from the coding sequence ATGAAGTATTTCTGCGTTCTGTTGTCGCTGTTGGCACTGTGCCACTCTTTGCCTGCTGATGAACCGGTTCATGAACGAATCGAGTGGATCGATATTTGGGTCACGGATGCTGACAAAGACGATCTTCCCCGAGTTCTGCTCGTGGGGGACTCGATCACCAGAGGGTACTTCGGCGCTGTCGAAAAACAACTCGCCGGCAAAGCCTATTGTGCCCGATTGACCACATCGAAATGTGTGTCTGATCCGACATTCAATGACGATCTCCTGTTGTTGCTCAAGCAGTACAAGTTCTCTGTCATTCATTTCAATAATGGCCTGCATGGCTGGGGTTATACCGAAGACCAATACCGGGATGGGCTTTCCCAAACCGTTGCTGCCCTGAAGGAGAATTCGGGCGGTGCTCAACTTATCTGGGCGACCACGACGCCCGTGCGTGAGAAGACTGACTTGCAATCCTTCGCGGAACAAACGGAGCGGGTCAAAGAGCGAAACAAGCTTGCAGCTGAAATTATGAAGAGGAATGGCGTTTCGACGAACAACCTGTTTGAACTGGTGGAAGACCATGCGGATTGGCAATCTACGGATGGAGTTCATTTCAACGCAAAGGGAAATGAAGCTCTGGCGAAACAAGTGACTCAAAGTGTATCGCAGCAATTGCGATTGGCGGAGTAA